The sequence atctcagctcactgcaacttccacctcccgggttcaagggattctcctgcctcagcctcctaagtagctgggattacaggtgcctgccacaatgccgggctaatttttgtattttttagtacagacggagtttcaccatattggtcaggctggtctcgaactcctgacctcaggtgatccacccgccttggcctcccaaagtgctgggattataggcatgagctactgtgcccggcctggatctgctttttctataaaattatatcTTTCTTGCGGTGGGAGagcctttttaaaaagtcctattttctttcctttgataaAACTCATACATATACATGATTGAGAACatcaaaaatggaagaaaatgaaaagttaggTCTCCTTTCTTCTGTTTACCCTTAGGTGTCTCCGCTAGAGCCGCCATTAATAGTTTTTGTTACTTTCCAGAAATATGCTATGTAcattatttacacacacacacacaccctcatccTACTAGACCTCTCTGGAGTCTTTATCTcagccctccctcccttccccctcctagACACACTTGTTTCCCTTGGCCTCAGGCATGGCTCTCTGTTCTCCTGTCTTACTGACTGCTCCTTTGGAGGGTCCTTTCCTGGCTCTATTTTATCTCTCAATCTCTAAATATTGGAGGGTCCCAGCACAGTGACCTGGGTCCACTTTTCTATCTGCTTCACTTCCTAAGAGATCCCTTCTCCAGCCTTATGGCTTTACGGATCACCTTCACTGCTGGCTACTGCGTCCCTGGCCTCCATGCGCCACTCCAGACCCACTTGCAATCCTTTTACTCCCTGCTCTGGGCTGGGGACTGACCCGTATGTGCTGCATCCATGGGCTCCCTTGCCCTCTGGCTTCCCACGGCCtttggaggtggggtggagagTGACGTCAGGGTATTTGTTCTCCCTGTAGGGTTGCCATGGAGTGGCTGCATTTTTCCACCAAAGGCCTCAGCTCCTGTCAGTTGGCAACATACAAACTTGTCTACTAAAAGATAAAtcccaggctggtgtggtggctcacacctgtaatcccagcactttgggaggccaaggcgggtggatcacctgaggtcaggagttcaagactggcttgctgtctctactaaaaatacaaaaattagccaggtgtggtggtgcacacctgtaatcccagctactcgggaggctgaggcaggagaatcacttgaacctgggaggcagaggttgcagtgagctgagattgtgccaccacaccccagcctgggcgacagagcaagactccatctcaaaaaaaaaaaaaaaaaaagataaattcccTTCCTTGGATGAAATCACATGAATTTGGATGTTGTCTTCTCCACTCAGCTATCTTTCAGTTATCTTTGTCCCCAGGTTCCAGCAACTCCCTCTTCTCACTCCTTCAGAACTATGGATGGTTAAGGACCCACTCTTACTAGCCCTGGGGGCCTACACCACCCTCCTGGTTTCTCTACATCCTGCTACTCTTTTCTAAAGGCTCCTTTTATTAAACCCTCCTCAAATTTCTCAATTCCAGGGTGCCAGCTGTCTCTCCCTGGGACCCTCTCTGCTACAAATTCCAAACAGCTCTCATGTTTCCATCACACCGGAATTCCCAATCCATGTGAGCAGTTCAGACTGATTCTTCACCTCGGTTCCCCAAAATCTTGCTCCTCCCACCAGCTTCCCTCTCCTGATGAAAGATAACTCCATACTTATAGTTACACACACCTCTTTCTCTCATACTTAGATCTGGGGCTATCAGCAAATCCTATCAGCTCTACTATCAGAATTCACCCAGAAGCAGATCATTGGGTGACATCTCCTACCACCCTGCTCCAGCCCCGCTGTATCTCCCATGGTTGCAGCAGCCTCCTTCCTAGACTCCCGGATTCTACCCTTGCCCCTCTGTAGTAGTCTCCCCTCAGCAGCCAGAGGGATCCTTTAAAACCTAAGTCGAGTCACGTCACCTCTTTGTGCAAGAACCTCCAATGGCTATGAAAGCCAAAATCCTCACAAAAGCCTAGGAAGTCCTATCTgatcttcctcctcccctccttcaaGACCGTTCCTCCCACCACTGTGACCCTGCCCGCTCCTCTTCAGCTTCGCTGGCCTCCTGGCTGGTCTTCGTGTCCAAGTAAAGTCTTGTGCACAGGCTAGGCCCTACACCGGGCGGAGAGGTGACGTTCTCTCCCATCATTCTGGTCTCTGCTCTGAAATCAACTTGTcccagaggccttccctgaccacccactCTAACATGGCACAACCCTGACATTTTCTGTACCCCTTGCTCTGACTGAGTCTCCTCCATAGCACTTATCACGACTTGATGCATTTTACTTGTTTTCCCCCATCCCCATAAGctgttttgttctctgttttatttCCAGTATCTGCAATGTGCCATGCACtttgtaggtgctcaatacatgtctgttgaatgaatatatACCTTTAAGAAAtgaccaggccaggtgtggtgactcacacctgtaatcccagctttgggaggctgaggggggtggatctcttgagcccaggagttcaagacctgcttgggcaacatagtgagacccccatctctacaaaaaattgaaaaatattatctaggcatggtggcatgcacctgtggtcccagctactttgaaggttgaggtgggaggatcacttaagcccaggaggtcaagggtgcagtgagctgtgattgcaccactgcactcctgcccagGCGGCAGAACAacactctgacacacacacacacacacacatacacacacacacacacacacacagagaccatAATGGGGAACACAGAGCTGGCTCATAAACAGCTGCCTCATTCTTGTTCACAGCACATAGTATTCCACGGCATTTTTTAGATTAATTTCCTATGATGGACATCTAGGTGGGTTCTGACCTTCAGTACTTCAAACTATGCAGCTGAAACGATGTGCTGCTAACATAGCACAAGCATTTATCCTTGTATTTCTCAGTAGGATAAGTCCCTAGATGTGTGATTGTTAGGTCAAAAGGTATGCTCATTTAAAATTCTGATCATATTTCCAAGTTGTTCTCCAAACTGGCAGACCCAGCCAGTTCTCTCTCCCTGACAACAGTGGATAAACACTGCTGTTTCCCCATCTGCTCCGACACCATGCAGTATCAGACTTTTTGATCTTGGTCAGTAGGGATCGGTATTTCTGTGTTCAGTCGTCATTTCTCTAATATGGTAGTGAAGCCTAGTTTCCTTTGGAACTTTTCCAGGGATCACACCGGCCAAGGCCTGATTGGAGACGCCTGGGACCCTGCCGAGCTAGCCGGCCCCTTAACCCTGGCCGCAGCCACGACTCCGAGCGCTGCTCCTTCTTTTTCTGCACTTTCCTTTCTCCCCCACAAGCTTCTGATTCTTGGAACCAGGCTTGGTGACCTCACGCGAGTGACTTCATATCCGGGACTTTCTGGGAATTCTCAGCAGCACTTTTTCGTAAGAAACGTAacgcgggggggggggggggggggggagtgggtggggagggggtggtgggCGGAGCTTttgaggaagaagggagagaacaGCTCAGGGCCCGCTTCCTCCTTCCGATTAGGTCGGGTGGAGCTGGCAGGCGGGCGGGCCAGCTGCAGCCAGCGAAACCCGAGTACCGCCCCCTTGGCCTGCAGCAGGACACCCGCGCGCCTGCCTTCCGGGACGCAGGTGGGGGTTGGGGCGCGGACCTCAGTCCTCATAGCGCCTGATTTGGGACCAGGGAGTTGTTCCTGAGGGTTCCCAAGCAGAGCCTCTGCTAGAGTTTTCTTCGGAAGTTAGCTGGGCATCTAACTAGGCAGCTCTGCCACAGGTTGCGGGGAGGGTCAGCATAACCAAAACCAGAGCCCCATTATGATTTTTGTGGACCCTAAGTACTTTTGCCTTAATGGGCTCCttttccataaaaaaaaattttaaagtatattttacgACTGTGGTGGTATAAAGCCGAATAGGTTAATGTTATATATTCAAACAATGTCTTCGGCCTGAAAGTTTGTTTTTCCCTTCTGATagtaaaataagttaaaacattGTCATGAGTTTCTAAAAGTATTGAGGACCCTAGGCACTGTTGCCCCCTGTGCCGGATGGGTGAGTTGGCCCTGGGTAAAGTCAGGGCGATGTGACACAGCCTGGAAAGAACATGAAAGGATCTAGAAGATAGAATTCTCCCCTCCCGGAGGAGGCCATAAACACAGTAACAGCTGCACAGGAAGGGCCTTGAATGACCTAAGAAGCGTGGATTTTAAGGTGACAGAGGTGGTGAGAAGCTGCTGCAAGGCTGGATTGGAGGACTGATGGTTTGGGGGTGGCACTGGTGGTGGGGAGAGAAATGAGGAGGCTGTTGCTGCGGTACAGTTGGATGTTGGAGCTCACAGATCAACGTAGAAATGAAGCAGGGGGCAAGGGGAAGAGGTACTTGGGAAGCCAAAGCCCACTGATATGAGGCGGTAATGCAGGGAGAAGCCTGGGCTATCTTCTCTGGCTTCGGTGAATGGCAGATGCTGCCAGCCCTCTTGGAAAACAGGAAGACAGGAGGAGAACCTGTATGTgctccaggactttgggaagatCAAATGGAAGGTCTTTCACAAATAACAAAGCAAGGAGACTTCCAGTAACTTCACAGGCTTGTGGGCAGCTTCAGGGCCACCTCTTGCCCAGATCCTGCAATTGTTCTTAACAGGCATTCTAACCCCACCCCTGCTGCCTGAGCTGCCTCCCCAAAGCTCCATTCTTGTTGGGCCACTTTCCTGCTCCCTATGGCCTGGAGGACAAAACCACCTCACTTGGACATTTCCAGGATAAAGAATGGGGAAAAGCAGACTAAGTTTTCAATACCCTTTCAGTAGAAAACTGTCCCAGAAACTCATTGGCTACCTACTTCTTAATTCCCAATAACTGTTTTTATGTGCACATCTCCACCCCCATAATAGTCTTGACTCCCACCCTCAAATATGAACACTGGGCTTTCTCCAGAGCAGATCAGGCCAAAATCAAGGGCTGGGACAGGAAATACACTTGCAGGGAGAAGAGCTGGGCTTGAATGACCTCTTGAAAGATAATCCTTCATGTATTCACTCTAAAACATGAatttagcacttactatgtgttcTGGCACCATTCTAGCACTGGGGATgcaataaaaatcaaatgagatgTGGTTCTTCATGGAAATGCTACTTCAGTGGGGGGAAGACTGACTGTGGAGATGTCACTTTCCAAAGACGTATGCATGTTCTAGAATTTTGCCTCTCGCCTACCAAAAGGTGATGTCTAATACCCCCTTCCTTTCAATCCGGGCAGACTTGTGACTCACTTGTAACCAACAGGATGTACAGATGTGATTTTTCATGACTTCTGAGACTAGGTCATAAGAGGCGATACAGCTTCTGCCTTGTTAGGTGGGACATGTCTTTGGAGCCCTGAACTACAACTTAGGAAGTTCGACAACCCAGAGATTGCCATGTTGTGGGGAAGCCCAGGCCACATGGAGAGGCCACATGTGTGTGTTCTGGCTGACATCCCTGCTGACGTCCCAAACATTGTGGCACAGAAACAAGCCATGCCAACTGTGCTCTGTCCCAAATTCCTGTTTGGGGTGGTTTGCTATGCAGAAATAATATCTAGAACACTAAGAAACAAGGGAATAAGTGAGCAAGATAATTTCATATTGTGagaggaaaatatgggaaaacaTAAAGCAGCGTGAAAACAAGGGCCTCTTTAGATGGGGGAAGCGGGGAGGACTGATCAAGAAAGGTCTTTCTGGAGAGACATTGGAACTGAGACCTGAGTGAGAAGGAGCTCAACCACTAACCATCTGGGAGAAGAGACTTTCAGCCAGAGGGTTCATTAAGTACAAAGGTCCGGAGGCAGGAATCAGCTTGGTATGTTCTGAGAAGGGCAAGAAAGACAGTGTGACTAGGGTGATGTGGGTGAGGAGGAGAGTGGGGCCAACGAAGttggagaggaaggcagagaggcaAGTCATTCTGGTCCTACAGGTCACTGAGAGGAGTTTGGATTTAAGACTGAGTGAGCTGGGGAGCCGGTGGAGGGTATTATGCAGGAGTGCCTGGATCTGGTAAACTCTTATTAATAAAAGTTCCTGCTGCCTGCTGGAGGACAGAGTGTAAGGACACACAGGGCAAAGGGAGGAGGATCATTGGGGAGGCTACGGCAGTGCCTCATCCCCCAGGGAAGGGAGGATGCACGATGGCTTGAGACATGGTGATGGCGGTGAAGATGGGGACTGGTGGACAAATTCCGGACACAGAGGCAATGACAGAGAGTACCAGCGAGGGAGGAGGCGCCCAGTCCTGCAGGTCCCGAGCAGGATCTAGACATGGGTGAGGACGGGAACCCGCTATCCGTCTGGAGTCCGAAGGGAGCCTCAGCGAGAGGGCTGGCCAGGATGGCGCGTCCTGGCGTCCGTCGTCTGCAGTGCAGAGCCAGTCCCTGGCTGCGCTCCTGCCGGACGTCTCCCAGCAACAGCCGCCGCCGCCCGAACGTTCTGAACTCGGCGGCCCCTTAGCTCTCATCGTCGCCTCGGCGACGGCCGGTGGGAACACGCCCTgcgggctccgggggcggggTCTTGGCGCCACGCGCTCCGCCTCCCGCGGGGTGCGCCTTCAGCCCCGCCCGCCCCCTCCCTTCCTCGGCGGCACGCGTGGCCGCAGGTGTGCAGGGCGCCCGGAGCGGCCTCGCCGAAAAGCCGCTTCTCTGTGCACGCCGCCGCCGGCGCGCACCACAGGCCCAGCCACCTCTCCCCACTCTTCCCCTCAGGCCGCCATCTTCAACCAACTGGACTGAGTCTTCTGTCATTCGGGTCACCTCCGCTGAGacgccttccctgaccacccaagTTGAAGGAACTGCCAACATTTCCCTCTTGGactttgtgttttatttccttcacAGTATTTCTCCCCTCTAAAATTATCTTGTCTGCTTCTACCTATATTGTCTTCCCTCTTGAAACCGAAGTTCCATAAGCTGAGGCAGAAATTCTGCCTTGTTCATCTCTGTTGTCAGCACCCTGAACAGAGCCTGGCATGAATgaggtgctcaataaaagttACTTCGATGAATCGGCAGATTTCCTcaatcatttcattcatttatgcattcatttatttgacatttaTGGAGTGCCTTCTAGGCACTTGTGGTAAAGAGGTACCAAGATGAACGAGACAGGGATACCCCTGGAGGTAAGAAAgaagatatgtatttttttttaattacgaTAATACTAAAAGTGAATGTCTTTGAGTTCCAGATGCCAGGCATAGCTTCAAGCTCTTTATACTTTCTAGCGTTCCATTATTGGAaagctaagcatgtgggagttatttgtccgactgctcaaggtcattgcctATATAGGCTGCTGGGCCCTGTAATCAAGTGAGATCCCGCAGAAGGCAGGGGATCAACAAGATTTGTGTACCAGGCCCAAGCAGGTGGATTTGGTACCTTGATTATTCTCGACACAGCACAGTTTCCCACAGGGCACAGGCTCCTTCCAGATCAGAGCTGTGTTGTCCCAGGAGAACCCTACGCATATTGGCTGAGCAGGCAACGAGGGGCCTGTGAGGGTTGTGGAGGGTTAGGCCCTGGGTTAGGGGTAGGATAGGGCCTATCTCTTCCATTGAAGCAAAGTGTGAGTAACTTTCCACATAAACTTGGTGTGAGGCAAACCTAGTTTCAAACGCCTGGATATCCAGGAAATCCAGGAACTAAATTTATTCCACCTCGGGGTCTTTGCAAGTGCTCTTCCCTCCACCTAGCATGCTTCCTCCCCCGATTTGCACATAGTTGCTCTTTGTCATTGAGATCTCAGCTGAGGTGTTTTTTCCTTAGAGAGCCCTGCCTTGGCCATGCCACAGTCTAAGGCAATCACCTGCCATTGTCGCATGACCATATTTTAAGACTTTTATCCCAAAATGGGAGAGTGGCCTAGTCAGATGCATCACCCTATTCCTGAtctaatttttcttatatattgtCTCTGTCTCCTCATTCTAAAAGGTTCCCTGAAAGCGGGACCCCATTGGACCTCACCTCTGTATCCCCATTGCCTAGAACAGGCCTGGAACACAGAAGATGCTTAGTGATTTTTGAAAGACAACTTGAAAAGGGCCCTTCACCAAAACATCCTGACTTTCTAGGCCAGGATCTGTGCACTCCATTTTCCAGGAACCCCTGCTTGGCACACGACACCTGGGCTGAACAGGCAGAAGTGACCCAGACATCTTGGGCAGAGGAATTCTCCTGGCATGAGTTCCTCCCGCTTCCCAGGCCTGAATGGGCTGCTCTCCAACTCTGGGGCAGGATTCTAAGAACCCCTCCAGGATGGTGTTCAAGAACATCCAGGAGGGGAGATCGAGATAGAGAGGgcagcactgtgtgtgtgtgtgtgtgtgtgtgtgtgtgtgtgtaatggggaTAGGGGCAAGGAGACTAGAAGTGTGGGCAGGGCATTTCTGGTTGCCAGCCAAGATGGAGGAGAAGGGGTGGCTTTTAGAGCCTTCCCACACTACTGTTGCTAGGAAGATGAGGCACCTGGAGGTTGTGGCTGTTTTCTCCCCCTGCAGTGGGAACACAGACTGGAACAGATGTACACACAGTCAGACATGCACAGAATAGAGAATAAAACTTGGATTTATTCAGACCGTATGCTTCCCATTTGGGGTGCAGAGTGGGGGACAGTTGTGGGGACAGAGAAAGGCAGTGCATTTGGCTTCTAGGGATATGCTGATTGCTGACTCTTTGTCTGACCTTTGGGCCACCAGATGACCAGCTGAATGATGGAGATGGTGATGAAGGGGCTGGCGGCCAGGTCCTTCTGGAGACCTCACAGTGATTCCAAACAGAGACCAACGCTGTGTCCAGTTGGCTCTGTTCCTCTCCAGAGATTAAGGAGCAGATGGCTGGGAGCATtcagactaataaaaaaaaaaattaaaactctggGTAGAGGGACACTCTGGGGGACTCCAACTCAGGCAGTGGTGTGCAGATTCACACATGTCCATGCATGGGCCAGGCCTGTGTGAGaaacatgtgtgtgtctgtacatATTACATCCTCCACAAGGATGTAGCTGGGAGCCCCCGTCCTACCCCCACGCCTGTGCTACTCAGTGGGCCTCTTCCAGacctttctttttccatttggaaGAACTGGGCCTACTGAAAGAAGTGATGAAAGGGAAATGGCCCACAGTAATCCTCTGAAGATGCCCTTTCCTCTTGGTCCTTGCTCCAGTGTGCAGGAGGCAGGCACCCACCTCAGTCCTGGGGCAGTGGAGGCCAGGAACAGGTGGCAGGTGTGGTGGGAGGCGGTGGGCCTCACTGGGTAGCTGGCTGGGAGTAGCTGCAGGACACCTGCACCATCTCAGCTTCTGTCAGGTCACTGCTGAACCCAGCTGGGCTGTGTAGGAACTGCCTCAGCAAGGGGGAGGCGTGGAGCCCGAGGTGAGAGCCTGGGCTCCTGGGTGGCTCTGCCTGCTCGGTGACTGTGGTGGAAGACATGAGGACTGTGTTCCCAAACTGGTCCACCTCCTCATACTGCTCAGTCACGGTTCTCATGGCTCCATAGTGCTGTGAGCTCCCTGGCCCAGTCTGTAGCTCCAGAACACTCTTTTGCCGCCCTCTGGGCAGGGGACTTGCTGAGGGAGGGGCAGGCTCAGGTTGCACAGAGCACTGGGTGATGTCCTTCTTCCCAGCCTTGTCTTGGACACCTTTCTGCTGGAGCAGGGCCTGGCCTATGTCCTGAGCCGCTTGTGTGCTTTTCACTGAGATATCAGGGTTACCCTTAAAGCTAGAAGTCTCTAGAGGCTTCCTTGTGGCTGACTGGATGGAGATAAATGTTGGGGAGGAGGGCGAATCTCGCCTGGAAGGTAAGACCCGAGGGAGGCACAAATCTTCTCTTGATGTCTCCTGCCTCCTGGTGGAAGGGGCAGTTGAGGCTGCGTGACTTCTGGCCTCTGTGTGATTTCTGATCTTGACTTGATTCTGGGCCTCAGTGTGGCATCCAACCTTGGTTTGGTTCTCAACTGCAGTTTGACCCCCGACCTCCTGgcctgagccactgggcctggcactACTGCTGACTGTGACACTGATCTTGTGGGCACTGTGGTCTTTTGGAGGTCCCTGGAAGTGGCCGCTGGCGCTGGCCTCAGGCTGGAGGCTAGACATGGAGCTGAGTGCCTTGTGCACAGCCTCTTCAATGTCCAGCAGCCTTGCCAAGGTCTGTTCCTTCAGTCGAGCGACCTCCGTGCTGACCCGTGTCAGTTCCCCAAATGCCTGCTCCACTGAGGCCTCAGGTTTTTGGTGGGCAGCAGGAGCCTGAGGAGCAGCCCCTCCCAGCTGGGGCACAGCCTCAAACAGCCTCCGCAGGGCCTGCACATCCACACTGCTTGCGGCCTCCTTCTCAAGGGCTTGCACCTGGTTCAGGAGGCCCTGGAGCTCCTTCTGGTTTCTTTGCAGACTCTCAGGGCTCTCAGGGGCCCCTTGGTGGGAACCTTCCATGGGCTGCTCTCCTGAGGTGCTGGGGCCCCACTGCAGTGAGGTGGGATCACGGTTGAGGGCATTGAGCTTGGGGGGCTCAGAGCTCTGGGCATTGCTGCCTGTAGCCTGATTGTTGGTGGGCCTGGGTGCCGTGGTGCTGAAGCCATGTTGGGGACTGGGCTGGCTATGTCCACTGGGGCATCTGGCCAGAGGTATGTGGCCCTGGCCTACAGTGGTGGGAACCTTGACTGGCTGAGGGATGGCTGCATCTGTCTCACCTCGTTGGTGTTCCCTTTGCCCCACCTCTGAGGAAAAGCTGGGAGATACAGGCAAGGGCTTGGGCAGCCTCTGAGGAGGGTGGCTCTGGGTTAGGTGTGCAGGTTTAGGGGGCAGCTGCGGCTTCTTCTTTGGGGGCATGGTGGGCTCCAGTTTTGAGGTCTTTGTCTGTGACCCTCCAGGGGTTTTCTGGCCAGCAGGGCTGCTGTGGGGGTGAAGAAGGGGGTCCTTCAGGGGCTCAGAGGCCTGCTGGATGGAGTCCTCGTCACGGCGGGCTCCGGCTGGAAAGTCAGGTCCTGTCACAGCAGCTGGgagagtaggaggaggaggaacaaagGCATTATGGGGGTGCGGGCTGGCACCTGCGGCTTGGGGCCCAGAGGCCAGATTGTGGCTGCCTAGAGGGGCAGTCTTCAGGGTGGTCTCTGCAGCTTGGAGGTCCCCTGGGCAGACTTCTGCCATCAACTTCCCTGGAGGCCCCCAGGCCATCTGTGCGCGGCCCCCAGGCTCCTCCCGCCCTGGCCCAGTACTCTGACCTGGGCCTCCCTGGAGTGGGCGGGGAGCCCGGACTGAGAGGGCAGTCTCCCTGCGCCTTGACTGGGGTTCCCTCTCAGAAGGCTGGACACCCCCTGGTGGGTCAAAGGTCCTCACGGGATGAGCGGTGTAGATGCCGTCCTGAATTGTCACCCACCCCCCAGGCAGCCCTCTGGGTAGTGCTCGCTCTTCCCCACTGACCTTTCTGGGGGCTGCTGGGATCCGGGGATCAATTCCACCCCCAGGCCTGATGTTGCTTTGGGTAGCCCCAGCTTTCCGAAGACCGTCCTGGATGGGGTTGGAAGTGGCTGCGGGGGTGGGGCCCTGCTTGTGCTTATTCAGAACTTGCTGGTGCAGGCTCTGGGCTTCAGCTGTTGCCATACGCAGACTCTGCATGGCGGCCAGGAGGTCTGGGGCCCCAGGCCCCGGAGAGGTAGTAGTGGCTCCTTCTGACTTTCCCAAGACTGCCATCCCTTTCTGTCCAGAGTGACTGTCTTCCTGCTTTTCTGTGTTTTGCAACTGGGCTGGTGCTGCAGCTTCCCCAGCCAGAGGGACTGCCTTTCCAATGGACTGAGGAGGGCAAGGGATAGCTTGCCCTGAGGCTCTCAGATGCCCCATCCCCATGCTGGGGTTCAGTGGGGGAACATGGATGATGCTCTCAGCTGGGGGCAGGCTCTGGCCCCCCTCGCTGGCTGGCACTGGACTCGGGTCAGCCGGGGGCTCCCACCGCAGACTGTGCAGGCCACTCAGGTCTCCTTTGTCTATGCAGCTGGCCAACAGCTGCACGCTGCTCCTCTCGGAGGCCTTGCTAGTTAGCCGAGGCTGCAGAGAATAGGCAGTCAGTGCGACCAGGCCCTGCTCTGTCTCCTGCATCACCAGCCCAGTTCTTGCCACGGAGGCCCTGAGACCACAAGCCAGCAGCTGCTGGAGCTCGGGGTCCATGTCTTCAATACTCCCACTGCTGCCTGGAGTTGGCAGCCTCAGCGGCTTGAGTTGGAGCTGGCCAGTTGGGTCTTCCTGCACCAGCAGCCCCTGCTGGTCCACATCTGGCCGGCGCAGGACTTGGCGGATGATCCTGGGAAGTTCACCTGACACCAGCTCCTCCTTTCGTATATAGGGGAGTCCCTGCCCTGTGCCCGAGAGCACATACTTGGCAAGACAGAGCTCCCCTGGCCCTCGGGCCTCCATGAGGATGCCTCCATGGTGCAGGATGCCAGGTGTGGCATGCAGAGTCCGCAGGGTCCCCTCAGCTGCAGTCTCCTGGCTCTCTTGCATCCTGTTGCCTGAGGGGCTCATGGGCTGCTCTTCCAGGAGGTTGCCCCCTCGGATGCTCTCAGCTGCCAGGGAGCCCATGGGGCAATTCTCAAAAAGCCAAGTGAACTTGTGGACAGAACCCGCGGGGATGGACCCAGCGATTACCCGGGGCTGCTGTTCTTCCTTCTTGCCTGCCTCCAGGGCCTGGAAAACCTCCTTCTGACGAGACACCTGCCCTGAAGGGATCTCCACACGGCTGCAGTATCTCACAGGCCCTCTTCCGCAGGGACGACCTGAGGCCTGAAGAGGCTCGGTCTCAAAGacatgtctgtctgtctgtctttccccAGCCGGGACCTGGCTAACCTGCAGGTGCTGCTCCCTGGAGCCCACTGGCCTGTCCACAGGTTGGGGCTTGAACATCCAGGTGCAGGACTGTGCCTCAGCCTTGGCTGTGGGATCTGTGACCTCTGACCCCTGCTTTTCGGCCAACTCACTCATTGGGCAAGTCTCGAACAACCACCGGATGGTCTGCACATCGCCTTTGGAGGGTGCCTCAGGCTGGGGGTCTCCCTGACTCTTCCCCTCTTCTTTCTGTCGTTCCTGCTGCTCCCGTTGGTGGATCATCTCCAGGGGCTGGGTCTCAAAAAGCCACCGAGCAGTGCCAACATCCCCAGCCACCACTTCCTGCCGGGTGATGCCCCGCACCACGTCGATGGTACTGGGGCTTCGGCCGAGCTGGGCTAGGGGCTGTGTCTCAAACATCCACCTGTAGCCTTGGACATCACCTCCGACTATCTGCTCTCTGCTAACAGAGGTCAGGGCATGGAGGCGGCCCTTGCTGTCCTGCATGGCATACACTGGGGACCCTATGCCCTGGGCCTGCCCAGCAGAATCA is a genomic window of Macaca mulatta isolate MMU2019108-1 chromosome 2, T2T-MMU8v2.0, whole genome shotgun sequence containing:
- the XIRP1 gene encoding xin actin-binding repeat-containing protein 1 isoform X1, which produces MADAQTQVAPTPTMRMATAEDLPLPPPPALDDLPLPPPKESFSKFHQQRQASELRRLYRHIHPELRKNLAEAVAEDLAEVLGSEEPTEGDVQCMRWIFENWRLDAIGDHERPAAKEPVPGGDVQATSRKFEEGSFANSTDQEPTRPQPSGGDVRAARWLFETKPLDELTGQAKELEATVREPAASGDVQGTRMLFETRPLDRLGSRPSLQEQSPLELRSEIQELKGDVKKTVKLFQTEPLCAIQDAEGAIHEVKAACREEIQSNAVRSARWLFETRPLDAINQDPSQVRVIRGISLEEGSRPDVSATRWIFETQPLDAIREILVDEKDFQPSPDLIPPGPDVQQQRHLFETRALDTLKGDEEAGAEAPPKEEVVPGDVRSTLWLFETKPLDAFRDKVQVGHLQRVDPQDGEGHLSSDNSSALPFSQTAPQRDGLKGDVKTFKNLFETLPLDSIGQGEVLAHGSPSREEGTDSAGQAQGIGSPVYAMQDSKGRLHALTSVSREQIVGGDVQGYRWMFETQPLAQLGRSPSTIDVVRGITRQEVVAGDVGTARWLFETQPLEMIHQREQQERQKEEGKSQGDPQPEAPSKGDVQTIRWLFETCPMSELAEKQGSEVTDPTAKAEAQSCTWMFKPQPVDRPVGSREQHLQVSQVPAGERQTDRHVFETEPLQASGRPCGRGPVRYCSRVEIPSGQVSRQKEVFQALEAGKKEEQQPRVIAGSIPAGSVHKFTWLFENCPMGSLAAESIRGGNLLEEQPMSPSGNRMQESQETAAEGTLRTLHATPGILHHGGILMEARGPGELCLAKYVLSGTGQGLPYIRKEELVSGELPRIIRQVLRRPDVDQQGLLVQEDPTGQLQLKPLRLPTPGSSGSIEDMDPELQQLLACGLRASVARTGLVMQETEQGLVALTAYSLQPRLTSKASERSSVQLLASCIDKGDLSGLHSLRWEPPADPSPVPASEGGQSLPPAESIIHVPPLNPSMGMGHLRASGQAIPCPPQSIGKAVPLAGEAAAPAQLQNTEKQEDSHSGQKGMAVLGKSEGATTTSPGPGAPDLLAAMQSLRMATAEAQSLHQQVLNKHKQGPTPAATSNPIQDGLRKAGATQSNIRPGGGIDPRIPAAPRKVSGEERALPRGLPGGWVTIQDGIYTAHPVRTFDPPGGVQPSEREPQSRRRETALSVRAPRPLQGGPGQSTGPGREEPGGRAQMAWGPPGKLMAEVCPGDLQAAETTLKTAPLGSHNLASGPQAAGASPHPHNAFVPPPPTLPAAVTGPDFPAGARRDEDSIQQASEPLKDPLLHPHSSPAGQKTPGGSQTKTSKLEPTMPPKKKPQLPPKPAHLTQSHPPQRLPKPLPVSPSFSSEVGQREHQRGETDAAIPQPVKVPTTVGQGHIPLARCPSGHSQPSPQHGFSTTAPRPTNNQATGSNAQSSEPPKLNALNRDPTSLQWGPSTSGEQPMEGSHQGAPESPESLQRNQKELQGLLNQVQALEKEAASSVDVQALRRLFEAVPQLGGAAPQAPAAHQKPEASVEQAFGELTRVSTEVARLKEQTLARLLDIEEAVHKALSSMSSLQPEASASGHFQGPPKDHSAHKISVTVSSSARPSGSGQEVGGQTAVENQTKVGCHTEAQNQVKIRNHTEARSHAASTAPSTRRQETSREDLCLPRVLPSRRDSPSSPTFISIQSATRKPLETSSFKGNPDISVKSTQAAQDIGQALLQQKGVQDKAGKKDITQCSVQPEPAPPSASPLPRGRQKSVLELQTGPGSSQHYGAMRTVTEQYEEVDQFGNTVLMSSTTVTEQAEPPRSPGSHLGLHASPLLRQFLHSPAGFSSDLTEAEMVQVSCSYSQPATQ